GGATCATGGAGGCGAATTACTTGGAGGTCATACTTTCGAGGCAAGAAGTTTGGTCAATAAACCTTATTCATTAGGAATAGATATTTCTTTAACTGTCCAAGGCATCTTAAAAAATGGAGCAAAACCATGGCTTAAATCTGGAATGAATGATGGGGACATTCTTATGATGTCTAGACCTCTCGGAGTTGGGATTTACTTTGCCAGTCAAATGCAAAATATTAATATTTTAGGTAGTTCTTCTGAAATAATTAATAATTTAGTACAGAGTCAGCAATATTTGATTGATGAAATTTATCTTTTTCAAGATCAATTTAAAGAATCATTAGTCAATGCTGCTACTGATATTACTGGATATGGATTTATAGGCCATCTTAAAGAGATGGTTGAATCATCTAATTTATATAGGGAAAGTAATAATTTAGAGCCTTTAAAAGTTTTTCTAGATTTATTAGCATTTAAAGCTTATCCTGGAGTATTTGATTTAATAAGAAAAGATATTAGAAGTACTCTCTTTGAATCTAATAAAGAAATTTTTGACACAATTTATGAAGGAAATCAGCAAAAAAGAATAATTAATTTCTTCAACGAAAATTCATTAGATAAAGAGACTTTTTACGAGAGAATATCATTACTATTGGATCCGCAAACATGTGGCCCCTTGTTGATTAGCTGCAATCGTAAATTTGAAAATACTCTAAAAGATAAATGGTACAAGGTTGGAGAAGTTGTAAAAATGTAATCAATTTCTATGCAATTTATCAATTTCTAAATATCTCAATCTTTTAATTTCTTTCCCCATTTCCTTCCCTGGCTCCCATCCTTCTTTTTTTAATGTTTCTCCATCTTTTTTAGATTTTATGGATTTGTAAATAAATAACCACTTAAACAAGTTACGCCAGTAAGGACCCCCATCACAAATTAATAATTTGACTGTTTCGTCATCAAGGTTTCTGTTCTCAATAAATTCTGTCCAACTTGATGCTGAATAATTTTTGTATTTATCTTCCTTGGTTTTTAATTTCTTTTTTATATTTAAATAATCTTCTAATATTTTCTTTTCACTATGATTTATCAAAAATCTTTGGCATGCTTTCTCTAAATTTTCTGCATCTTTTAACAAGAATAGGATGTAATTTCCATTCAAGCTCTTAATCCACTTTAGTCCTCTTAAAAACCTTTTATCGACTTTAATATTTTCATTTAAGATTGAGATAATTTCCCATTTATCAATTATTGAAATTACATTATTCAAGTTATCGTGTTTGTATATTTCAGCTAGTTCCATCCTTATTCGTATGCCGAGTGCAGGAGGGAAAATCATTTTCTGATGTGTTGCTGAACTTCTCCACGGCCATTGTTTAACCGTTTCTTGAGATTGTTTAAGGGAATTTCTTGAAATATTGAAATCTAACCTCGAAGCATATTTTGCACATCTAATTAATCTACTAGGATCATCTGAAATACTATTACTGTGAAGTAAGTTCAATTTTTTGCTTTTTATATCAGAAATTCCTCCATAAAGATCAAAGATTTTCCTTGTTGAGACCTCGAAGGCTATTGAATTTATAGTGAAATCTCTCCTCTTAAGATCCTCCTTAATTGTACTATTAGTTACTATTGGATTTACCCCTGGAGCAGAATAAATTTCTTTTCTTGCAGAAGCAATATCAATTTTATAGTCATTTATATTTATTTCCACAGTGTTGTATAAATGAAATTCCTTGATTAAACAAATCTCAACATTTACAATATTTTTTTTTATAAATTTTGCCAGAGAAATAGAGGAACCCTCAATAACAAGATCTAT
This window of the Prochlorococcus sp. MIT 1314 genome carries:
- a CDS encoding CCA tRNA nucleotidyltransferase, whose protein sequence is MNDISEYIHGELIKIPFNLYNLITKYIESHNNTKVAFVGGYLRDLLVSKFHKKSFSEPVDIDLVIEGSSISLAKFIKKNIVNVEICLIKEFHLYNTVEININDYKIDIASARKEIYSAPGVNPIVTNSTIKEDLKRRDFTINSIAFEVSTRKIFDLYGGISDIKSKKLNLLHSNSISDDPSRLIRCAKYASRLDFNISRNSLKQSQETVKQWPWRSSATHQKMIFPPALGIRIRMELAEIYKHDNLNNVISIIDKWEIISILNENIKVDKRFLRGLKWIKSLNGNYILFLLKDAENLEKACQRFLINHSEKKILEDYLNIKKKLKTKEDKYKNYSASSWTEFIENRNLDDETVKLLICDGGPYWRNLFKWLFIYKSIKSKKDGETLKKEGWEPGKEMGKEIKRLRYLEIDKLHRN